One genomic segment of Intestinimonas butyriciproducens includes these proteins:
- a CDS encoding ABC transporter substrate-binding protein translates to MRKRFVVWAAAFTLLLAGCAAGSDGAPQDTGTVTADPVVVRYGISNAWDALMPYNSVSGSNYARIIYDKIYDRLAYVHADGTLSPRAARSWKSVDDGYGIEFALDERFSFHDGTPVTAQNWVETFRLMTDPDCPMLGRDNFSVLAGTDENGYALSEHSVAAEAVDAYTLKLTFKNPTSPEDFLLDKNREFYVLPTHLLEGGASADLMDLDLWKAPVGSGPCKFVSELAGSQLILEANKEYPLGTPGFDRLVITVMDKSNLLTALISGDLDYYAFGGSVSADDAQVAEQNGLTVLRGTVPNTFFELMLNGASLPDARIRRAVELALDKELLCQHSTNGLGTVTDSSIPPTSPYAGEGSAAGRDVETAKALLEEAGYDGRTYRLACTSNRAGLAALMQQNLADAGISISIETVDSATMFAGMSDGTYDMGIASHTPGPLPLWFVGTRLTENNNIFHVSDLSEYGVYIQRIQMETDPDAKQDLVQALEDYLAQERPFVPLWFGTALHAQSPTVSGIDYASSSFSNENVWEWEKQE, encoded by the coding sequence ATGAGAAAGCGGTTTGTTGTATGGGCGGCGGCCTTTACCCTGCTGTTGGCGGGATGTGCCGCCGGGAGCGACGGGGCGCCGCAGGATACTGGGACGGTCACGGCCGATCCTGTGGTGGTGCGCTACGGGATCTCAAACGCCTGGGATGCCCTGATGCCCTATAACAGTGTGTCGGGGAGCAACTATGCCAGAATCATTTATGATAAGATCTATGACCGTCTGGCCTATGTCCATGCCGACGGCACGCTGTCCCCGCGTGCAGCCAGGAGCTGGAAGAGTGTGGACGACGGATACGGGATAGAGTTCGCGCTGGATGAGCGGTTTTCCTTCCATGACGGGACCCCTGTGACGGCGCAAAACTGGGTGGAGACCTTCCGCCTGATGACCGATCCGGATTGTCCCATGCTGGGGCGGGATAACTTTTCCGTCCTTGCCGGCACAGACGAGAACGGCTATGCGCTTTCGGAACATTCTGTGGCGGCGGAGGCTGTGGATGCGTATACGCTGAAGCTCACCTTCAAGAATCCCACATCTCCGGAGGACTTTTTGCTGGATAAAAACCGGGAGTTTTATGTTTTGCCTACCCACCTCCTGGAGGGGGGCGCCTCCGCCGACCTCATGGACCTGGACCTGTGGAAGGCTCCGGTGGGCTCCGGGCCCTGTAAATTTGTCTCTGAGCTGGCGGGCAGCCAGCTCATCCTGGAGGCAAACAAGGAGTATCCGTTGGGTACGCCGGGGTTTGACCGCCTGGTCATCACCGTGATGGATAAATCCAATCTTCTCACGGCGCTGATTTCCGGAGACTTGGACTACTACGCTTTCGGCGGCAGCGTCTCCGCAGACGACGCCCAGGTGGCGGAGCAGAATGGGCTGACCGTACTCCGCGGCACGGTACCCAACACCTTTTTTGAGCTGATGCTCAACGGGGCGTCGCTTCCGGATGCCCGCATCCGCCGTGCGGTTGAGCTGGCGCTGGATAAGGAACTGTTGTGTCAGCACTCCACAAACGGACTGGGTACTGTGACGGACTCCAGCATCCCGCCCACCAGCCCCTACGCGGGAGAGGGAAGCGCCGCCGGTCGGGATGTGGAGACGGCCAAAGCGCTGCTGGAAGAGGCGGGCTATGACGGGAGGACCTACCGTCTGGCCTGTACCTCCAACCGGGCCGGATTGGCCGCCCTGATGCAGCAGAATCTGGCCGATGCCGGGATTTCGATTTCCATTGAGACGGTGGATTCGGCCACCATGTTCGCCGGCATGTCGGACGGCACCTACGACATGGGGATCGCAAGCCATACGCCCGGCCCGCTCCCTCTGTGGTTTGTGGGGACCCGCCTGACGGAAAACAATAATATCTTTCATGTGTCCGACCTGTCTGAGTACGGCGTCTATATCCAACGCATTCAAATGGAGACCGATCCGGATGCCAAGCAGGATCTGGTGCAGGCTCTGGAGGACTATCTGGCCCAAGAGCGGCCCTTTGTACCTCTGTGGTTCGGCACAGCGCTTCATGCCCAGTCGCCCACGGTGTCCGGCATTGATTACGCCTCCTCCAGCTTCTCCAACGAGAATGTCTGGGAGTGGGAAAAACAAGAATAA
- a CDS encoding ABC transporter permease has protein sequence MAHYIRRRLITAVPVFFGITLVVFFFMNLAPGSVTDLMGEGASSAEEQAALEAALGLDKPLLARYVLWLAGLFRGDLGESYHLGQSVSHLIGQRIGPSLLLTGTGVAVAVAVAIPLGILSAWKPRSHWDRLSNLFTVAGSAVPGFFLALVSIYLFAVKLRWLPASGMYASGSSGPLTDLLRHLLLPAGVVGLSNVGGILKQTRSACLEVLGEDYVTTARAKGLKEAAVVLRHGFRTALIPVLTTVLTHIPHIIGGSVVVERVFGWPGMGSLMFSAISGRDYNVIMGVTVVIALAVLCTNLLLDLVYGMVDPRVRYEGI, from the coding sequence ATGGCGCACTATATCCGCAGACGGCTGATCACCGCGGTCCCCGTCTTTTTTGGCATTACCCTTGTTGTTTTTTTCTTTATGAATCTGGCCCCAGGCTCGGTCACCGACCTGATGGGGGAGGGGGCTTCCAGTGCAGAGGAACAGGCCGCGCTGGAAGCCGCCCTTGGACTGGACAAGCCCCTGCTGGCCCGTTATGTACTGTGGCTGGCGGGGCTTTTCCGCGGGGATTTGGGAGAGTCCTACCATCTGGGGCAGAGTGTATCCCACCTGATCGGGCAGCGCATTGGGCCATCACTGCTTCTCACAGGGACCGGAGTGGCGGTGGCGGTGGCGGTGGCCATTCCGTTGGGGATTCTGTCGGCCTGGAAGCCGCGTTCCCATTGGGACCGCCTTTCCAATCTCTTCACCGTGGCAGGGTCCGCCGTCCCGGGCTTTTTCCTGGCACTGGTGTCGATCTACCTCTTTGCTGTAAAGCTCAGATGGCTGCCGGCCTCCGGTATGTACGCCTCCGGCTCCTCCGGCCCACTTACGGATTTGCTGCGGCACCTGCTGTTGCCGGCGGGCGTTGTCGGGCTGAGCAATGTGGGAGGCATCCTGAAACAGACCCGCAGCGCCTGCCTGGAGGTCCTGGGAGAGGATTATGTTACCACCGCCAGGGCTAAGGGGCTGAAGGAAGCGGCGGTGGTGCTCCGCCACGGATTTCGAACGGCGCTCATTCCCGTCCTCACCACCGTTCTCACCCATATCCCCCACATCATTGGAGGTTCCGTGGTAGTGGAGCGGGTCTTCGGCTGGCCCGGAATGGGAAGTCTGATGTTCTCCGCCATCAGCGGTCGGGACTATAATGTGATCATGGGCGTCACCGTGGTCATTGCGCTGGCGGTGCTGTGTACCAATCTGTTGCTGGATTTGGTATATGGTATGGTAGACCCGAGGGTGCGCTATGAGGGAATTTAA
- the glmS gene encoding glutamine--fructose-6-phosphate transaminase (isomerizing) — translation MCGIVGYIGAEEAAPILLDGLERLEYRGYDSAGLAVYSQDDGLRVVKAKGRLRVLADLVEGGKNIHGTVGLGHTRWATHGEPSDVNSHPQVSASGRIAVVHNGIIENYVQIKEFLESKGVGFVSQTDTEVVAQLLEYYYRGNIMEAVTKVLHRIEGAYALGIICADCPDQLIAARKDSPLILGYGEGFNFLASDVTAVIKYTREVCYLEDGEIAVLTRDGIRVFNHPYLQPVEKEKYHVDWEVSAAEKGGYEHFMAKEIMEQPKAFRDTVFPRIQDGRVVLDDLNLDGDYLRETDKIYIIACGSSYHVGMVAKYILEKLLRKPVEVSLASEFRYCDPLVTEKTLCIVISQSGETIDTLAALREAKRLGARILSIVNVVGSSIARESDDVLYTWAGPEIAVATTKAYSTQLAVIYLIALRFAELLGTISGEIYDHIVSELLTIPTKMEHILENREAIQYYASIYFNHESIFFIGRNIDYAIGLEGSLKLKEISYIHSEAYAAGELKHGTISLIEQGTLVVALASCTQLFDKLMSNVVEVKSRGADVLGLTVESRAEAMKKTVDHAILVPDTHPMLLPSLDVLPMQLFAYYVALMRGCDIDKPRNLAKSVTVE, via the coding sequence ATGTGTGGTATTGTCGGATATATCGGCGCGGAAGAGGCGGCGCCGATCCTGCTTGACGGCCTGGAGCGGTTGGAGTACCGGGGGTATGATTCCGCGGGACTGGCAGTCTATTCACAGGATGACGGCCTCCGCGTGGTAAAGGCAAAGGGGCGTCTCCGGGTACTGGCGGACTTGGTGGAGGGCGGTAAGAACATCCATGGGACCGTGGGGCTGGGACATACCCGCTGGGCTACCCACGGGGAGCCCTCAGACGTAAATTCCCATCCCCAGGTCAGTGCTTCAGGACGCATCGCCGTGGTCCACAACGGCATCATTGAAAACTATGTACAGATTAAGGAATTCCTGGAGTCGAAAGGCGTGGGCTTCGTCTCCCAGACCGATACCGAGGTAGTGGCCCAGCTCCTGGAGTACTATTACCGTGGGAACATCATGGAGGCGGTCACAAAGGTCCTCCACCGGATTGAGGGGGCTTATGCGCTGGGGATCATCTGCGCCGACTGCCCGGATCAACTGATCGCCGCCCGAAAGGACAGTCCGCTGATCCTAGGGTACGGCGAGGGGTTCAACTTTTTGGCCTCCGATGTGACCGCTGTCATCAAGTATACCCGGGAGGTGTGCTATCTGGAGGACGGCGAGATCGCCGTTCTCACCAGAGACGGTATCCGGGTTTTTAACCACCCTTATCTTCAGCCGGTGGAAAAAGAGAAATACCATGTGGACTGGGAGGTGTCCGCCGCGGAAAAGGGCGGATACGAGCACTTCATGGCAAAGGAGATTATGGAGCAGCCAAAGGCCTTTCGAGATACGGTATTTCCGCGCATCCAGGACGGCAGAGTGGTGCTGGACGACCTGAACCTGGACGGAGACTATCTGAGGGAGACGGATAAGATCTACATTATCGCCTGCGGGTCCTCCTATCATGTCGGCATGGTGGCCAAGTATATCCTGGAAAAGCTGCTCCGCAAACCGGTGGAGGTGAGCCTGGCCTCCGAGTTCCGCTACTGTGATCCGTTGGTGACGGAGAAGACGCTCTGCATTGTCATCAGTCAGTCCGGTGAGACCATCGATACGCTGGCCGCGCTCCGGGAGGCCAAACGTCTGGGCGCCCGGATACTTTCCATCGTCAACGTGGTCGGTTCTTCCATTGCCCGCGAGTCCGACGATGTGCTCTATACCTGGGCGGGGCCGGAGATCGCCGTAGCTACCACAAAGGCATACTCCACACAGTTGGCGGTCATCTATCTGATTGCACTCCGCTTTGCCGAGTTGCTGGGTACCATCAGCGGGGAGATATACGATCATATCGTATCCGAACTCCTGACTATTCCCACCAAGATGGAGCACATCCTGGAAAACCGGGAGGCCATCCAGTACTATGCCTCCATCTATTTTAACCACGAATCCATTTTCTTTATCGGCAGGAACATCGACTATGCCATCGGCCTGGAGGGCTCTTTGAAGCTCAAAGAGATCTCCTATATTCACTCCGAGGCCTATGCGGCCGGCGAGCTGAAGCACGGCACCATCTCCCTTATTGAGCAGGGGACGCTGGTGGTGGCTCTGGCCAGTTGTACCCAGCTTTTTGACAAACTCATGAGCAATGTGGTGGAGGTAAAATCCCGGGGGGCGGATGTGCTGGGCCTTACAGTGGAGTCCAGGGCAGAGGCGATGAAAAAGACGGTGGATCACGCTATCTTGGTGCCGGACACCCATCCTATGCTGCTCCCGTCACTGGACGTGCTGCCCATGCAGCTTTTTGCCTACTATGTGGCGCTGATGCGCGGCTGTGATATCGATAAGCCCAGAAATCTAGCAAAGTCGGTGACGGTGGAATGA
- the hprK gene encoding HPr(Ser) kinase/phosphatase codes for MDSHYSVKLGKLIEDFELDVLRGAEGYREVLIQREDVNRPGLQLVGFFDYFDAKRMQLLGRVESTYLAQLSPEERLKSFDELLAHDIPALVITRGMEPFPECMEMAEKYNRTILRTQETTTAFMGALIAALRNYLAPRITRHGVLVEVYGEGVLLLGESGVGKSETAIELVKRGHRLVADDAVEIKRVGVKRLVGSAPELIRHYIELRGIGVVDVQQLFGMSAVREDQDIDLVVNLEQWNDNTMYDRLGLEELYTVILDVKVPALTVPVKPGRNLAIIVEVAAMNNRHKKMGYNAAQAFTQQINEHFDQALSGQM; via the coding sequence GTGGACAGCCACTATTCCGTCAAACTGGGAAAACTGATTGAGGACTTTGAGCTGGATGTGCTGCGGGGTGCAGAGGGATACCGGGAGGTCCTGATCCAGCGGGAGGACGTGAACAGGCCGGGCCTTCAATTGGTGGGTTTTTTTGACTACTTCGACGCCAAACGGATGCAGCTTTTGGGCAGAGTGGAGAGTACTTATCTGGCCCAGCTCTCTCCGGAAGAGCGCCTCAAGAGCTTTGACGAACTCCTGGCCCATGACATCCCCGCTCTGGTCATCACCCGCGGGATGGAGCCTTTTCCGGAGTGCATGGAGATGGCTGAGAAGTATAACCGTACTATTCTCCGCACGCAGGAGACGACCACGGCCTTTATGGGCGCGCTGATCGCGGCGCTGCGCAACTACCTGGCTCCGCGCATCACACGCCACGGTGTGCTGGTGGAGGTCTACGGCGAGGGAGTCCTACTGCTGGGCGAATCGGGCGTGGGGAAAAGCGAGACGGCAATCGAGCTGGTAAAGCGCGGCCACCGCTTGGTGGCGGACGATGCGGTGGAGATCAAGCGGGTGGGCGTCAAGCGGCTGGTGGGCTCGGCGCCTGAACTGATTCGCCATTACATCGAGCTGCGAGGCATCGGCGTTGTGGATGTGCAGCAGCTCTTCGGTATGTCTGCCGTGCGTGAGGACCAGGATATCGATCTGGTGGTCAATCTGGAGCAGTGGAACGACAACACGATGTATGACCGCCTTGGTCTGGAGGAGCTCTATACGGTGATCCTGGATGTAAAGGTGCCTGCCCTTACGGTGCCTGTCAAGCCGGGAAGAAATCTGGCGATTATCGTGGAGGTGGCGGCGATGAACAACCGCCACAAAAAAATGGGGTATAATGCGGCGCAGGCGTTTACTCAGCAGATCAACGAGCATTTCGACCAGGCCCTGAGCGGCCAGATGTGA
- the rpmB gene encoding 50S ribosomal protein L28, whose translation MAKCEFCDKGVVFGIQVSHSHRRSNRPWKPNVKRVKAIVNGTPKHVYVCTRCLRSGKVTRAV comes from the coding sequence ATGGCCAAATGCGAGTTTTGCGACAAGGGTGTTGTATTCGGCATTCAGGTGTCCCACTCCCACCGTCGTTCCAACCGTCCCTGGAAGCCCAATGTGAAGCGCGTCAAGGCGATCGTCAACGGCACGCCCAAGCACGTGTACGTTTGCACCCGCTGCCTCCGTTCGGGTAAGGTCACCCGCGCTGTGTGA
- a CDS encoding sulfate/molybdate ABC transporter ATP-binding protein, which translates to MSLTVDIHKQLGRFSLDAAFRADGGTLGLLGASGSGKSLTLKCIAGIERPDRGKILLNGVTLFDSERRINLPPQKRRVGYLFQNYALFPNMTVRQNILCGIRWERDRARRAAEFRRVVELLHLQGLEEQRPDQLSGGQQQRTALARILVSRPELLMLDEPFSALDEHLRDQLQIQMKKLLDAFDGDILLVTHNQDEAYHICEKAAVVDGGRILGVRETELLFLDPGSVPAARLTGCRNISSAARRVGAYEVEIPGWGIRLATARPVKEGVRAVGVRAGAFSHTCPENRFPVSFTGHMELPFETQMCFRYEGQAETEGELWWSRPGWDGKKGFPQELGVPREDVLLLY; encoded by the coding sequence ATGAGCCTTACGGTGGACATTCACAAGCAACTGGGGCGTTTTTCCCTGGATGCCGCCTTCCGCGCTGACGGCGGAACACTGGGACTGCTTGGCGCCTCCGGAAGCGGGAAGAGCCTTACCCTGAAATGTATCGCGGGGATCGAGCGGCCGGACCGGGGAAAGATCCTGCTCAACGGCGTTACGCTTTTCGACTCAGAGCGGCGGATCAACCTGCCGCCGCAGAAACGACGGGTCGGATATCTCTTTCAAAACTATGCGCTCTTCCCCAATATGACTGTGCGGCAAAATATTCTGTGCGGAATACGCTGGGAGCGGGATCGTGCCCGCCGCGCGGCGGAGTTCCGCCGGGTGGTGGAGTTGTTGCACCTGCAAGGGCTCGAGGAGCAGCGGCCTGACCAGCTCTCGGGTGGGCAGCAGCAGCGGACGGCGCTGGCCCGCATACTGGTGAGCAGGCCGGAGCTTCTGATGCTGGACGAGCCCTTCTCCGCCCTGGATGAACATCTGCGGGATCAACTGCAAATCCAGATGAAGAAACTGCTGGACGCCTTTGATGGAGATATTCTGCTGGTGACGCACAACCAGGATGAGGCCTATCATATATGTGAAAAAGCGGCGGTGGTGGATGGGGGGCGCATCCTGGGCGTCCGGGAAACCGAGCTGCTTTTTCTGGACCCGGGGAGCGTCCCGGCAGCCCGCCTGACCGGATGCCGGAACATATCCTCGGCCGCCCGAAGGGTGGGGGCCTATGAAGTGGAAATCCCAGGGTGGGGGATCCGCCTGGCCACAGCGCGACCGGTGAAAGAGGGGGTGCGGGCCGTCGGGGTGCGGGCCGGCGCTTTTTCCCACACATGCCCGGAGAATCGCTTCCCGGTGAGCTTTACCGGACATATGGAGCTGCCGTTTGAGACGCAAATGTGTTTTCGGTATGAGGGTCAGGCGGAAACGGAAGGGGAGCTCTGGTGGAGCCGGCCCGGATGGGATGGGAAAAAGGGATTCCCGCAGGAGTTGGGCGTGCCCCGTGAAGATGTCCTGCTCCTTTACTAA
- a CDS encoding ABC transporter permease, translated as MREFKRALGRLCRDRRSVAALCILGAEVLCVLLLPPLLGLEPNLTDRAAGFWAPPSAEHWLGTDDVGRDVFARLLCGGRISLLVGFSAAAISMAVGVSLGLLAGYCRGKCEFWIMRCADVFQSFPSIVLILCLVTLVGPSVCNIILVIGLLGWTSIARLVYGNALAIREKEYIIAVQALGARSRTIMFRNVLPNAVAPVWAALAQRVGRAILSESSLSFLGVGIRPPQASWGNLMQHASNLAVLTGRPWVWLPPGLFIVLSVICLQLVGDGLRDALDPKFIPTNRPCAD; from the coding sequence ATGAGGGAATTTAAACGCGCGCTGGGGCGCCTGTGCCGGGACCGGCGCTCCGTTGCAGCGCTGTGCATTTTGGGAGCGGAGGTCCTGTGCGTTCTTTTACTGCCGCCCCTGCTGGGCCTGGAGCCCAACTTGACGGACCGCGCCGCCGGTTTCTGGGCGCCCCCTTCCGCGGAACATTGGCTGGGGACCGACGACGTGGGGCGGGATGTCTTCGCAAGGCTTCTTTGCGGCGGGCGCATTTCCCTGCTGGTGGGCTTCTCCGCCGCAGCTATCAGTATGGCGGTGGGGGTGTCTTTGGGGCTCTTGGCGGGCTATTGCAGAGGGAAATGCGAGTTCTGGATCATGCGCTGCGCAGATGTGTTCCAATCCTTTCCCAGTATTGTACTGATCCTGTGCCTGGTGACGCTCGTAGGGCCGTCCGTGTGCAATATCATTCTGGTCATTGGACTTTTGGGATGGACTTCCATCGCCCGGCTGGTGTATGGGAACGCGCTGGCGATCCGGGAAAAGGAGTATATCATCGCGGTACAGGCACTGGGGGCCAGGAGCCGTACTATCATGTTCCGGAACGTGCTGCCCAATGCGGTGGCCCCGGTCTGGGCGGCCCTGGCCCAGCGGGTGGGGAGGGCGATCCTCTCCGAGTCCAGCCTGAGCTTTTTGGGCGTGGGTATCCGGCCCCCCCAGGCCAGTTGGGGAAATCTGATGCAGCACGCATCCAACCTGGCGGTCCTCACCGGAAGACCCTGGGTATGGCTCCCACCGGGGCTGTTCATCGTCTTGTCCGTTATCTGCCTTCAACTGGTGGGGGACGGCCTGCGGGATGCGTTGGACCCCAAGTTTATTCCTACAAACAGGCCGTGTGCAGATTAA